A genomic stretch from Mastacembelus armatus chromosome 7, fMasArm1.2, whole genome shotgun sequence includes:
- the LOC113146294 gene encoding zinc finger protein PLAGL2-like translates to MFHQQDLKSQLQESQTSSRQVFYCQECGKHYNTQLGYRRHLVAAHTAATGLSCPEGAASLLEQLGGHIDRPPPLEGNTNTVVPVRERKYSCERCDRRFYTRKDVRRHAVVHTGRRDFLCPRCAQRFGRRDHLTRHLKKSHAQGSGLMPNCAPSTSLATLTPANQCPVKEEPSPVTSDMGSASKEPMETFSRDMYNSYSMAHPVPTMGHAHGLMQGSLPSSMSVGCHVAPQFSHHNHHRLQSPVTPQQQTYNTMARYQHVSTSYPRTDMDSFLLDLQSAPPPQLNSVNSSTSTSASPQREVLGEGVGAGGDPHLHCRSPGVSSAELSCTTNMDLGPLLGFLPFSLPPYSPHMGMGGVVMSCPPATTNSSPSSTGLSSQATGPFTFFQPPQAHIPQGPVAHGQLPQPYSSPATSTSSSLPHYYQAFQQ, encoded by the coding sequence ATGTTTCACCAACAGGATCTGAAGAGTCAGCTGCAGGAGAGCCAGACATCCAGCAGACAGGTCTTTTACTGCCAGGAGTGCGGGAAGCACTACAACACCCAGCTGGGTTATAGACGCCACCTAGTGGCAGCTCACACTGCAGCAACAGGCCTGTCCTGCCCTGAGGGAGCAGCTTCATTGCTTGAGCAGTTGGGCGGCCATATTGACAGGCCTCCACCATTAGAGGGCAACACTAATACTGTTGTgccagtgagagagagaaaatactCATGCGAGCGATGTGACCGCCGCTTTTACACTCGTAAGGATGTTCGACGTCATGCTGTGGTGCACACTGGTCGCCGTGATTTCCTGTGCCCACGCTGTGCTCAGCGCTTTGGCCGCAGAGACCACCTGACCCGCCACTTGAAGAAGAGCCATGCCCAGGGATCAGGCTTAATGCCAAATTGTGCTCCTAGTACTTCTTTGGCTACGTTGACTCCTGCCAACCAGTGCCCAGTGAAGGAGGAACCCAGCCCTGTGACCTCTGATATGGGTTCTGCCTCTAAAGAACCTATGGAGACTTTCTCAAGGGACATGTACAATTCCTACTCTATGGCCCATCCTGTCCCCACGATGGGCCATGCCCATGGCCTCATGCAGGGTTCCTTGCCCTCAAGCATGAGTGTGGGATGCCATGTGGCACCCCAGTTCTCTCACCACAACCATCATCGCCTCCAGTCCCCAGTGACTCCACAGCAGCAGACCTACAACACCATGGCCAGGTACCAACATGTATCTACCTCATATCCTCGTACTGACATGGACAGTTTCCTGCTGGACCTGCAAAGTGCTCCTCCACCTCAACTTAATTCAGTCAACTCCTCTACCTCTACTTCTGCCTCTCCTCAGAGGGAGGTGCTGGGTGAAGGGGTTGGTGCTGGCGGTGACCCCCACCTGCACTGCAGGAGCCCTGGTGTCTCTTCAGCTGAGCTGTCATGTACCACTAACATGGACCTTGGGCCTCTGCTGGGCTTTTTGCCCTTCAGCCTGCCACCCTACAGCCCTCACATGGGGATGGGGGGGGTAGTGATGAGCTGTCCACCTGCCACCACTAATTCCTCTCCATCTTCTACTGGGCTATCCTCCCAGGCTACAGGGCCCTTTACCTTCTTCCAGCCTCCCCAGGCACACATACCCCAGGGCCCTGTAGCCCACGGCCAACTACCTCAGCCATACAGCAGTCCTGCTACAAGCACATCCAGCTCCCTACCTCATTACTACCAGGCCTTTCAGCAGTAA